CCGGCGGCAACGCGCTCAAGTTCTACAGCTCGGTGCGCATGGACATCCGCCGCACGCAGGCGATCAAGAAGGGCGAGGACGTCATCGGCAGCCGCACCAAGATCAAGGTGGTCAAGAACAAGGTGGCCCCGCCTTTCAAGGTGGCCGAGACCGAGCTCTACTTCGGCGAGGGCTTCAGCTACGAGGGCGACCTCGTGGAGATGGGCATCAAGGCCGACATCGTGCAGAAGAGCGGCACGTGGTTCAGCTATGGCGATCTGCGCCTGGGCCAGGGCCGCGACAACGCGCGGCAGTTCCTCAAGGACAACCTCGAACTGCGCGACGAGCTCGACGTCAAGCTTCGCCGGCACTTCGGCCTGATGCCGCCCGAGCCCGAGACCGCGGTCGAGACCAAGGGCAAGGCCAAGGCCGACGCCAAAGACGACGCCAAGGCCGCCGCGGCGGCTTCGTCCGCCCCGGCCGCGAAGGGCGCCGCCAAGGCCGCCCTGGGCGCGGACTGATGCCGGAGGGGCCCGCCCCGGCCACGCCGCTGGCCCGGGCCCTCCGCTGGCTTGCGCGGCGTGACCGCAGCGAGCGGGAGGTCCGGGCGCGTCTGGCCGAGTGGGGGACGCCCGCCACCGACGTGGAGGACGTGATCCAGCATCTGCACGAGCGCGGCTATCTGAACGACGCCGCGCTGGCGGAGCGGCTCTGCGACTGGCACGACCGCCACGACCCGCTGGGGCCGCTGCGGCTGCGACGGCGTCTCGAGCAGCGGGGCATCGACGCGGCCGACGCGGCGGCCGCGCTGGCCGGCCGCGAGGACCCCGAGCGGCAGCGCGCGCTGGCCGAGGGGCTCGCCGCGCGGCGGGAGGGCGCGCTGGCGTCGCTGCCCGCCCTTGCGCGCTGGCGACGTCTGCACGACTATCTCGCCCGGCGCGGCTTCGACGCCGCGATCGTGCGCGAGCTCTGCGAGCCCCACCTCGCCGCGGCGCGGGAGGCGGAGGACGCCGAGGCACTGGACTGAACGCCCAACGCGAGGACCGCAAGGCGATGACGAGCCACGAGCAACTGCGCCGGGCCTTCCTGGACTTCTTCGTCGCCCGGGGGCACACGCTCGTGCCCAGCGCCAGCCTGGTGCCCCGGGACGACCCCAGCCTGCTCTTCACCACGGCGGGCATGGTGCAGTTCAAGTCCCTCTACTCGACCACGGGCGAGCTGCCCTATCGCCGCGCGCTCTCCATCCAGAAGTGCCTGCGCGCCGGCGGCAAGGACAGCGACCTGGAAAACGTGGGCCGCAGTCCGCGTCACCTGACCTTCTTCGAGATGCTGGGCCACTTCAGCTTCGGGGACTACTTCAAGGCCGAGGCCGTGGCCTACGCCTGGGAGTTCTTCACGAAGGTGCTGGACGTGGACACGTCGCGGCTGTGGATCTCCGTCTTCGAGGAGGACGACGAAGCCGCCGACTGCTGGCGCAAGGTGGGCTTCCCCGCCGAGCGCATCGTGCGCCTGGGCGCCAAGGACAACTTCTGGGGCCCGGCGGGCACGACCGGCGCCTGCGGCCCCAGCAGCGAGATCTACTGGGACCTGGGCGCCGAGCACGCCAGCGGCGAGATCGGCCGCGGCCCGGGGCGGGACGACCGCTACATCGAGGTGTGGAACGCCGTCTTCCCGCAGTACGACCAGCAGGAGGACGGCAGCCGCCCGCCCCTGCCCAACCGCGGCATTGACATGGGTTCGGGCCTCGAGCGCATGACCGCGATGCTGCAGGGCAAGAGCAACGTCTTCGAGACGGACGTCTTCCGCCCGCTCATGGACGGCGTCAAGTCGCTCACCGGCTACGACGGCCCCGAGGAGGGCGAGGCGCTCGTCGCCCTGCGCCGCGTCGCGGACCACGCGCGCGCGCTGGCGTTCACCCTCGGCGAGGGGCTGGTGCCGTCGAACGTGGGCCGCGGCTACGTGCTGCGGCGCATCCTGCGCCGCGCGATGATGGCGCTGCGCACGCTGGGCGTGCGCGAGCCCATGCTCTACCGCGTGCTGGGCGTGGTGGGCGAGCACATGGGCGGCGTGCATCCCGAACTGAGCGAGCGGGCCGAGCGGAGCGCCCTGGTGGTGAAGAGCGAGGAGGAGCGCTTCCTGCGCACCCTCGAACAGGGCGTCGGCCGCTACCAGGAACTGGTGGACGGCCTCAAGTCCGCGGGCGGCGACACGCTGCCGGGCGAGGAGGTCTTCCGTCTCTACAGCACCTACGGCATTCCCTGGGAACTGACGCGCGAGATGGCCGGCGACGAGGGCCTGCAGGTCGACGAGCCCGGCTATCGCGCCGCGCTCGCCGCCGACCGCGAGCGCTCGCAGGCGGCCAGCGCCTTCGAGGGCGCCGACCCCGGCACCGACGAGGGGCGCTACACCGCGCTGGTGGAACCGGTGCCCGCCTCGGTCTTCACGGGCTACGAGCGCCTCGCCGACGAAGCGCGCGCCCTGGAGTGGCGGGCGCTGGGGGAGGGCGGCGACGCGCCCGGCCGCGAACTCGAGCTGGTGCTGGACCGCAGTCCCTTCTACGCCACCAGCGGCGGCCAGATCGCCGACACGGGCGTCCTGCGCGTGGGCAGCTGGGAGCTGCCGGTGCTGGACGTCGCCCGCCGCGGCAGCCGCCTCTGCCACCGCGTGCGCCTGCCGGAGGGCCTCGCGCAGGACGCGCTGCTGGAACTGCTCGCGGCGGGGGCCGCGATCGACGCCCGCGTGGACGCCGCCCGCCGCCAGGCCATCGCGCGCGCCCACACCGGCACGCATCTGCTGCACGCGGCGCTGCACCAGGTGATCGGCGACGAGGCCACGCAGGCCGGCAGCTGGGTGGGCCCGGACGTCTTCCGCTTCGACTTCAACCACTTCCGCGGCGTGCGGCCCGAGGAGCTCGAGGCCGTCGAGAGCCAGGTGGCCGAGTGGATCGTGGCCAACCTGCCCGTGCGCCACGAGAGCCTGCCCATCGCCGAGGCCATGGAGCGCGGCGCGATGGCCCTCTTCGGCGAGAAGTACGGCGACGTGGTCCGCGTCATCAGCGTGGGCGACATCTCGCTGGAGCTCTGCGGCGGGACCCACCTCACGGCCAGCGGCTCCATGGGCCAGCTCGCGGTGGTCGCCGAGAGCAGCGTGGCCAGCGGCGTGCGGCGCATCGAGGCCTACACCGGCCTGCGCGCGCACGCGTACGGACAGAGCGCACGCTCGCAGGTGGTGGAGCTGTCGCGGCGGCTGCACGTCCCGGTGGACGCCGTCGCGGACAGCGCGGCGGAGCTGCAGGAGACCGCCCAGCAGCTCCGCAAGGACCTCGAGGGCCTGCGCCTGCGGCAGGCCGCGGCTCGCAGCGACGAGCTCCTGCAGCCGGTGGGCGAGCACGGGGGCGTCGCGCTGGTGAAGGGCGAACTGCAGGCGGAGTCCCCCAAGGAGATCCGCGGCCTCGCCGACGCGCTGCGCGGCAAGCTCGGCGATGCCGTGGGCGCGCTGCTGGCCGAGGCCGGCGGCAAGAGCTCGTTTCTGATTCTCGTCCCCGATGCGCTGCAGTCCCGGGGACTGCACGCCGGACGTCTCACCGCGGCCGTGGCCGAGAGCCTCGGCAGCCGGGGTGGCGGCAGTCCGGCGCTGGCCCAGGCGGGGCTGTCCGAGCGCGGGCAGTTCGCCACGGTGCTCCAGGCGCTGGGACGCCTGCTCGAGGAAGCCTCCACGGGAAAGGACGCCTGATGCGCAGCCTCCTCATCCTCCTCGCGCTGTCCGCGGCGCTGGCGACTCCTGCCGCCGCGCAGCTGGACGCGATGGCTCCCGTGACGCTGCCCGGCGGGCTGCTGCCCGCGTCGCCGCCGGGCGCCGCCGTGGACTGGGCGCTGGACGGCAGCGTCGACGCCGACCGCTACCTGCTCGGACCCGGCGACAAGGTGCTGCTGCTGCTGGAGGGCCGCAGCCTGCGGCGCCTCACCCTGACGGTGCTGCCCGAGGGGCTGCTCGAGTGGGAGGGCGGACTGCGCGAGCCCGTGGACGGCCTCAGCCTCCGCGCGGCCGAAGCGGCGGTGGCCGACGCGCTGGCGCCGCTCATGCCCGACGTGTCCGTCCACCTGCTCCTGCTCGCGCCCCGGCAGATCGAGGTGGAAGTGCTGGGGGAGGTCGCGCATCCGGGCGCCGTGCGCCTGTCGGCCGGCGATCGTCTCACTACCGCCATCGCCGCCGCGGGGGGACCGGGGCCGCGGGGCAGCAAGCGCTTCGTCGAGTTCCGCGACGGCGCGCGGCGCACGCGCCTCGATCTCTTTCCCTTCCTCATGGACGGCGACTGGGACGCCAACCCCTACTGCCCCACGGGGACGGCGATCTTCGTCCCCCTGCGCACCGACACCGTGCAGGTGCTGGGCGAGGTCAACCGCCCGGCCACCTACGAGTGGCGCGAGGGCGAGACCCTGGGCGACGTGCTGGACTACGCCGGCGGCCTCACCCAGGACGCGCTGCCGGGCTCCGTGCTGCTCGAGCGCGACGCCGAGTCGGTGAGCATCCAGCTCCTGGACGCGGACGCGCGCGACACGCCGCTGCGGCCCAGCGACACGGTGGTGGTGGGCAGCCGGAAGCCGATGATGAAGCGCGTCTTCCTCGAAGGCGCCGGCGAGCGCGTGGGCGAGATCTACCTGAGCCCGGGCGAGACCCTTGGCGATCTCGTCCGCCGTCTCGGCGACACGCGGGGCAGCGCCCTGCCCGAGGAGGCGACGCTCGAGCGCCGGGGCACGGAGCGCAGCCGCTTCTTCCGCTTCGACCTGCGCGAGGTGCTGCGGGGAGAAGGCCCCGCCGATCTGGCCATCGAGAACGACGACGTGCTCTACGTCCCCCTGCGCCCCACCGAGGTCTTCGTGCTCGGCGAGGTGCGCAGCCCCGGCTCGCTGCGCTACGTGCCCTCCTGGACCGTGGGGCAGTACCTGGCCATGGCCGGCGGGGTGAGCGACCGCGGCAGCGACGGCAAGATGCACGTGGTGGACGCCACCGGCGTCAGCCGCAAGGTGGCGCGCACCGACCATCTGCACCGCGGCGACGTGCTGGTGGTGGGCCGCAGCAACCTGTCGATCTTCTCCGAGGTGCTGCTGACCGCGGCCTCGCTCAGCGGTCTCATCCTCGCGATCAACGCCCTGGCCAAGTGATGCGGGTGCTCGTCACCGGCTGCGAGGGCATGCTGGGCCGCCGCCTCGTGGAGGAGGCCGCGCGGCGCGGGCACGCCGTGACGGGGCTCGACCGGCCCGGCTTCGAGCTGGCGCGGCCGGCCGAGGCCGCCCGGCAGCTGCGCGAGGCGCGGCCGGAGCTGGTGATCCACGGCGCGGCCATCACCGACGTCGACGGCTGCGAGAGTCAGGCCGAGTTCGCCATGGCCATCAACGGCGAGGCCAGCGGCGTGCTGGCGCGCGGCGCGGCGGAGATCGGCGCGCGCTGCGTCTACGTGAGCACGGACTACGTCTTCGACGGCGCGAAGGACGCACCCTACCTCGAGGACGACCCCACCGGCCCCGCCACGGCCTACGGCAGGAGCAAGCTGCGCGGCGAGGAGCGCGTCCTCGCGGCCGGCGGCAGCGTGCTGCGACTGAGCTGGTCCTTCGGCCCGGACGGCAAGAACTTCGTCGCCACGATCGCCGGCCTGCTCGGCGAAGGGCGCACCCTGAAGGTGGTGGACGACCAGCAGGGCTCGCCCACCTTCACGCGGGACAGCGCCGCGGCGATCCTCGATCTGGGCGAGGCCGGCGGCGAGGGCGTCTACCACTGCTGCAACGCGGGCGCCACCACCTGGTACGGCTTCGCCCGCGCCGTCGCCGTGGGCATGGGCCTGGCGCCCGAGCGGGTGACGCCCTGCGGCAGCGCGGACTATCCGCGCCCCGCCCCCCGTCCCACCAACAGCCGGCTCGGGGGCACGCGACTGGAGAGCCTGCGGGGACGTCCCCTGCCGCCCTGGCAGGACGCCCTGAACCGCTACCTGGAGGAGATGGGATGGCTGGCGCGCTGAGCGAGATCTACGGGGCCCACCTGGCCGGCCACCGCGAACTCTTCGCGCGCCTGGACGCGCTGGGCCCGGAGCTGCTGGCCGCCGCGGAGGCGCTGGCGAGGGCGCTGGCGGCGGGGCACAGCGTCTGGCTGGCGGGCAACGGCGGGAGCGCGGCCGACGCGCAGCACATCGCCGCCGAGATGGAGGGCCGGCTGGAGGCCGAGCGTCCGGCACGGGCCGTCCACACGCTGGGGGCCAACAGCTCCACCCTGACCAGCGTCGGCAACGACTACGGCTTCGACGCCGTCTACGCGCGTCAGGTCGCGGGCTTCGCGGTCCCGGGCGACCAGCTCGTGCTCATCTCCACCAGCGGGCGCAGCCCCAACCTGCTGCGCGCCGCGGAGGCGGCGCGCGCCAGGGGCGTGCAGGTGCTCGGCCTGCTGGGCAAGGGCGGGGGGCCGCTCGCTCCCCTCTGCGACCGCGTGCTGCTGGTGCCCAGCGACGACACCCAGTGGATCCAGGAGGCGCACATCCTGCTGGGCCACGTGCTCTGCAAGCTGCTGGATCGCCTGCTGGCCGAGGCCCCCGCGGACGGGGCCTGACGCCATGCGGGTCGCCTTCGTCCACGACTGGCTCACCGGGATGCGGGGCGGCGAAAAGGTCCTCGAGCTGCTCATGGAGGACTTTCCGGACGCGCCGCTCTACACCCTGCTGCACGTGCCGGGCAGCGTGAGCCCGGCCATCGAGGCCCATCCGATCCGGACGAGCTTCGTGCAGCATCTGCCCGGCGCGGCGCGGCGCTATCGCCACTACCTGCCCCTCTTCCCGACGGCGATCGAGAGCCTCGACCTGTCCCGCTTCGATCTGGTCGTCTCCTCCAGCCACTGCGTGGCCAAGGGCGTGCGCCTGCGCCCGGGCACGCGTCATCTGTGCTACTGCCACGCGCCCATGCGCTACGCCTGGGACCAGTACGACGCCTACTTCGGCGACCGGACGGACTTCGTCGGCCGCCAGGTGCTGCCGCGCGTCATGGCGCGCCTGCGCGCCTGGGACCGGCGCAGCGCCCATCGCGCGCAGCGCTATCTTGCCAACAGCGAGAACGTGCGCGCCAAGCTCGAGCGCTTCTGGGACCTGCCCGCCGCGCGCACCCGCGTGCTGCACCCGCCGGTGGACGCCGCGTTCTACACGCCGGGCGAGCCGGGGGACGACCTGCCCGCGGGGCTGCGCCCGGGCGGCTACCTGCTCCTCGTCTCGGCCATGGTGCCCTACAAGCGCCTCGACCTGGCGCTGGCCGCCGTGGCGGGAACGGGCGACGCGCTGGTGGTCGCCGGCGACGGCCCCGATGCCGCGCGGCTGCGGGGCCTGGCCGCGGGCGCGGGCAACATCCACTTCGTCGGCCGCCCGAGCGACGACACGCTCCGCGCCCTCTACCGCGGCGCGCGGGCCTTCCTGCTGCCGGGGGAGGAGGACTTCGGCATCACTCCGCTGGAGGCCCAGGCCTGCGGCGCGCCCGTGGTCGCGCTGGGGGCGGGAGGCGCGCTGGAGACGGTGGTCGACGGCGAGACCGGCCTCTTCTTCGCCACGCCCAGCGCCGCCTCGCTGCGCGAGGCGCTGGACCGCTTCGCCGCGCGGGACTGGGACCCCGCCCGCTGCCGGGCGCAGGCGGAGCGCTTCGGCAAGGACCGCTTCCGCGCCGCGTTCCGCCGCGAGCTCGAGGACTTCCTCGGCGGGCCGCCGCCCGTCCAACGCGGGAGCGCCGCGCCGTGAGCCCCGGCCCGCTGCGCACCCGCAAGGGCGACATGCTCTTTCCCAGCCTCTTCCTGCTGGGAGACGTCGCCGCGCTGCTGGGCGCGTCCCTGGGCACCTACCTGCTGCGCTTTTCGAGCGGCCTCTTTCCCACGCCGCTGGGCGTGCCGGCCTTTCGCGTCTACCTGCTGGCCGGGGCGGTGACGGCGTTGCTCTGCGCGGTGGTCTTCTACCAGCGGGGGCACTACGAGCCGCGGCGACGCGGCGACCTGCGCACCGACCTCAGCGAGCTGGCGGCCGGCCTGGGGCTGAGCCTGGCGCTGCTGCTGACCTTCCTCTTCTTCTGGCGCGGCTTCAGCTTCTCGCGCAGCTACGTGCTGAGCTTCGCGGTCCTCGCCTACCTCTCGCTGCTCCTGGTCCGTCGGCTGCTGCGCCTGGCGCAGGGGCGCACCTTCGCGCGGGGGCGCGGCGCGCTGAACCTGGCCCTGCTGGGCCACAGCCCCATGACCGCGCGCGTGTGGCGGCTCTTCGTGGAGAGGCCGGGCTACGGCTTTCGTCCCCTGGGGCTGATCGACGAAGGCGCCGGCGAGGGCGAACTGCCGGAGGACCTTCCGCGCCTGGGCGCGAGCGCCGAGCTGGAGTCGCTGGTGAAGTCGCTGGAGCTGGACACGGTGGTGGTCACGCTGCCCTTCGAGCGCTACGAGCGCTTCGTGGAGCTGGCGGCGCGGCTGTCGAGCCTGAACGTGAACGCCTACCTGGTGCCCGACCTCGCCGGCCTGCTCACCACGCGCCTGCACCACCTGGAGATCGAGGGACTGCCCTTCCTCGCCTTCCGGCACGTGCCGCTCTCCGGACTGGGGCGCGTGCTGAAGCGCAGCATGGATCTCCTGGTGGCCGGGTTGGGCCTCGCGCTGCTGTCGCCGGTCTTCGGGCTCCTCGCGCTGGCCGTGCTGCTGGACGACGGCCGCCCGATCTTCTACGGCCAGGTGCGGCTGGGCAGGGACGGCCGGCGCTTCAGCATCCGCAAGTTCCGCAGCATGCGGCGGGATGCGGAGGCCGGCGGCGCCGCCTGGAGCCGCCCCGACGACGCCCGCCGCACGCGCACCGGCGCCTTCCTGCGCGCGAGCAGCCTCGACGAGCTGCCGCAGCTCTGGAACGTCTTGAAGGGGGAGATGAGCCTGGTGGGCCCGCGCCCCGAGCGGCCGGAGTTCGTGGAGGGCTTTGCGCGCTCGATCCCGCGCTACTTCGAGCGGCACCGGGTGCGCAGCGGCATCACGGGCTGGGCGCAGGTCAACGGGCTGCGGGGCGACACGCCCATCGAGGAGCGCACGCGCTACGACCTCTTCTACGTGGAGAACTGGTCGCTGGGCTTCGACCTCAAGATACTCTGGCTGACCCTGCGGGCCGTGTTCAGGGGCGAGAACGCCTACTGAGCGCCATTGGCAGGGCCCGGCCGATGTGCTAGCTTGCAGCCCGGTCCAGGCAGGGGGAGGAACACGCATGCAGCGCGCACCGGTGGTCATCGGCATCGCGGGGGGTACCGGCTCGGGCAAGACGAGCGTCGCCCTCAAGCTCAAGAGCTTCTTTCCCTACGAGCGCGTGGTGCTCCTGCACCACGACTCCTACTACCACGACAACAGCCATCTGCCCGCGACCGAGCGCGAGCGCATCAACTACGACCATCCCGAGGCCTTCCAGACGGACCTGCTGATCGAGCATCTGGACCGGCTGCGGGGGGGCGAGGAGGTCGTGCAGCCGCGCTACGATTACGAGACGCACTCCCGGCTGGCGGAGGGCACGCCGGTGGAGCCGGCGGACATCATCCTGCTCGAGGGGATCCTGGTGCTCGAGCACGAGGCGCTGCGCCGGCGGATGGACATCCGCATCTACATCGACGCGGATCCGGACGAGCGCTTCATCCGGCGCCTGCAGCGGGACATCCGCAACCGGGAGCGGACGGTGGCCTCGATCGTCGACCAGTACCAGCAGACGGTGCGGCCGATGCACCTGCGCTTCGTGGAGCCGTCGAAGCGCTATGCCGACCTGATCGTGCCCGAGGGCGTGCAGAACGCGGTGGCCATCGATCTGCTGGTGGCGAAGATCCGGGACGAGCTCGCGCGCCGCAAGGCCGACGACGAACGGGAGTCCGCGCCCTGATGCTCGCGTCGCAGCTGGCCGCCTTCGTCGCCGTCCTTCGTCCCCGCCAGTGGACGAAGAACCTCATCGTGCTCTTCGGCATCGTCTTCGCGCGGCAGACGGGTCAGGCGTCCCTGCTCGCGCGGAGCGTGGCGGCCTGTCTCGTCTTCTGTCTGCTCTCGGGCGCGATCTACCTGGTGAACGACCGCCTGGACCTGGAGAAGGATCGCATCCACCCGGAGAAGCGGCGACGTCCGCTGCCGTCGGGGCGCCTGCCGCTGAGCTGGGTGCCGGGCGGGCTCGTGCTGGTGCTGGCCCTGGCGCTGGGCGGGGCGTGGTGGCTCGGGCGGAACTTCTTCGTCCTGTCGGTGATCTTCGTGCTGCTGAACGTCCTCTACTCGCTCTGGCTCAAGCACCAGGTGATCCTGGACGCCTTC
Above is a genomic segment from Candidatus Latescibacterota bacterium containing:
- a CDS encoding glycosyltransferase, with amino-acid sequence MRVAFVHDWLTGMRGGEKVLELLMEDFPDAPLYTLLHVPGSVSPAIEAHPIRTSFVQHLPGAARRYRHYLPLFPTAIESLDLSRFDLVVSSSHCVAKGVRLRPGTRHLCYCHAPMRYAWDQYDAYFGDRTDFVGRQVLPRVMARLRAWDRRSAHRAQRYLANSENVRAKLERFWDLPAARTRVLHPPVDAAFYTPGEPGDDLPAGLRPGGYLLLVSAMVPYKRLDLALAAVAGTGDALVVAGDGPDAARLRGLAAGAGNIHFVGRPSDDTLRALYRGARAFLLPGEEDFGITPLEAQACGAPVVALGAGGALETVVDGETGLFFATPSAASLREALDRFAARDWDPARCRAQAERFGKDRFRAAFRRELEDFLGGPPPVQRGSAAP
- a CDS encoding exopolysaccharide biosynthesis polyprenyl glycosylphosphotransferase — encoded protein: MSPGPLRTRKGDMLFPSLFLLGDVAALLGASLGTYLLRFSSGLFPTPLGVPAFRVYLLAGAVTALLCAVVFYQRGHYEPRRRGDLRTDLSELAAGLGLSLALLLTFLFFWRGFSFSRSYVLSFAVLAYLSLLLVRRLLRLAQGRTFARGRGALNLALLGHSPMTARVWRLFVERPGYGFRPLGLIDEGAGEGELPEDLPRLGASAELESLVKSLELDTVVVTLPFERYERFVELAARLSSLNVNAYLVPDLAGLLTTRLHHLEIEGLPFLAFRHVPLSGLGRVLKRSMDLLVAGLGLALLSPVFGLLALAVLLDDGRPIFYGQVRLGRDGRRFSIRKFRSMRRDAEAGGAAWSRPDDARRTRTGAFLRASSLDELPQLWNVLKGEMSLVGPRPERPEFVEGFARSIPRYFERHRVRSGITGWAQVNGLRGDTPIEERTRYDLFYVENWSLGFDLKILWLTLRAVFRGENAY
- a CDS encoding RecX family transcriptional regulator, yielding MPEGPAPATPLARALRWLARRDRSEREVRARLAEWGTPATDVEDVIQHLHERGYLNDAALAERLCDWHDRHDPLGPLRLRRRLEQRGIDAADAAAALAGREDPERQRALAEGLAARREGALASLPALARWRRLHDYLARRGFDAAIVRELCEPHLAAAREAEDAEALD
- the udk gene encoding uridine kinase, whose protein sequence is MQRAPVVIGIAGGTGSGKTSVALKLKSFFPYERVVLLHHDSYYHDNSHLPATERERINYDHPEAFQTDLLIEHLDRLRGGEEVVQPRYDYETHSRLAEGTPVEPADIILLEGILVLEHEALRRRMDIRIYIDADPDERFIRRLQRDIRNRERTVASIVDQYQQTVRPMHLRFVEPSKRYADLIVPEGVQNAVAIDLLVAKIRDELARRKADDERESAP
- a CDS encoding SIS domain-containing protein, which gives rise to MAGALSEIYGAHLAGHRELFARLDALGPELLAAAEALARALAAGHSVWLAGNGGSAADAQHIAAEMEGRLEAERPARAVHTLGANSSTLTSVGNDYGFDAVYARQVAGFAVPGDQLVLISTSGRSPNLLRAAEAARARGVQVLGLLGKGGGPLAPLCDRVLLVPSDDTQWIQEAHILLGHVLCKLLDRLLAEAPADGA
- the rfbD gene encoding dTDP-4-dehydrorhamnose reductase, which produces MRVLVTGCEGMLGRRLVEEAARRGHAVTGLDRPGFELARPAEAARQLREARPELVIHGAAITDVDGCESQAEFAMAINGEASGVLARGAAEIGARCVYVSTDYVFDGAKDAPYLEDDPTGPATAYGRSKLRGEERVLAAGGSVLRLSWSFGPDGKNFVATIAGLLGEGRTLKVVDDQQGSPTFTRDSAAAILDLGEAGGEGVYHCCNAGATTWYGFARAVAVGMGLAPERVTPCGSADYPRPAPRPTNSRLGGTRLESLRGRPLPPWQDALNRYLEEMGWLAR
- the alaS gene encoding alanine--tRNA ligase → MTSHEQLRRAFLDFFVARGHTLVPSASLVPRDDPSLLFTTAGMVQFKSLYSTTGELPYRRALSIQKCLRAGGKDSDLENVGRSPRHLTFFEMLGHFSFGDYFKAEAVAYAWEFFTKVLDVDTSRLWISVFEEDDEAADCWRKVGFPAERIVRLGAKDNFWGPAGTTGACGPSSEIYWDLGAEHASGEIGRGPGRDDRYIEVWNAVFPQYDQQEDGSRPPLPNRGIDMGSGLERMTAMLQGKSNVFETDVFRPLMDGVKSLTGYDGPEEGEALVALRRVADHARALAFTLGEGLVPSNVGRGYVLRRILRRAMMALRTLGVREPMLYRVLGVVGEHMGGVHPELSERAERSALVVKSEEERFLRTLEQGVGRYQELVDGLKSAGGDTLPGEEVFRLYSTYGIPWELTREMAGDEGLQVDEPGYRAALAADRERSQAASAFEGADPGTDEGRYTALVEPVPASVFTGYERLADEARALEWRALGEGGDAPGRELELVLDRSPFYATSGGQIADTGVLRVGSWELPVLDVARRGSRLCHRVRLPEGLAQDALLELLAAGAAIDARVDAARRQAIARAHTGTHLLHAALHQVIGDEATQAGSWVGPDVFRFDFNHFRGVRPEELEAVESQVAEWIVANLPVRHESLPIAEAMERGAMALFGEKYGDVVRVISVGDISLELCGGTHLTASGSMGQLAVVAESSVASGVRRIEAYTGLRAHAYGQSARSQVVELSRRLHVPVDAVADSAAELQETAQQLRKDLEGLRLRQAAARSDELLQPVGEHGGVALVKGELQAESPKEIRGLADALRGKLGDAVGALLAEAGGKSSFLILVPDALQSRGLHAGRLTAAVAESLGSRGGGSPALAQAGLSERGQFATVLQALGRLLEEASTGKDA
- a CDS encoding SLBB domain-containing protein; the encoded protein is MRSLLILLALSAALATPAAAQLDAMAPVTLPGGLLPASPPGAAVDWALDGSVDADRYLLGPGDKVLLLLEGRSLRRLTLTVLPEGLLEWEGGLREPVDGLSLRAAEAAVADALAPLMPDVSVHLLLLAPRQIEVEVLGEVAHPGAVRLSAGDRLTTAIAAAGGPGPRGSKRFVEFRDGARRTRLDLFPFLMDGDWDANPYCPTGTAIFVPLRTDTVQVLGEVNRPATYEWREGETLGDVLDYAGGLTQDALPGSVLLERDAESVSIQLLDADARDTPLRPSDTVVVGSRKPMMKRVFLEGAGERVGEIYLSPGETLGDLVRRLGDTRGSALPEEATLERRGTERSRFFRFDLREVLRGEGPADLAIENDDVLYVPLRPTEVFVLGEVRSPGSLRYVPSWTVGQYLAMAGGVSDRGSDGKMHVVDATGVSRKVARTDHLHRGDVLVVGRSNLSIFSEVLLTAASLSGLILAINALAK